The proteins below come from a single Carassius carassius chromosome 11, fCarCar2.1, whole genome shotgun sequence genomic window:
- the LOC132152596 gene encoding gamma-crystallin M1-like: MKIYERDNFVGKIYELMDDCDNIMERFRMSDCQSCHVMDGHWLMFEQPHYRGRMVYFRPGEYRSFRAMGYSNIRFMSMRRFTDMCYFHVGGLFSTGVPNLRVRAHIHTPHSKCLLAQIQATQSLFPWPKYRKE; this comes from the exons ATGAAGATCTATGAGAGGGACAACTTTGTAGGAAAGATTTATGAGCTGATGGATGACTGTGACAACATCATGGAACGTTTCCGTATGTCTGACTGCCAGTCCTGCCATGTGATGGACGGTCACTGGCTCATGTTTGAGCAGCCCCACTACAGAGGCAGGATGGTCTACTTCAGACCTGGAGAGTACAGGAGCTTCAGAGCTATGGGATACAGCAACATAAGATTCATGAGCATGAGGCGTTTCACTGATATGT GTTATTTCCATGTGGGTGGACTTTTCTCCACTGGAGTGCCGAACCTCAGAGTTCGTGCACACATCCACaccccacatagcaaatgtcttctggcccagatccagGCTACACAATCACTTTTCCCTTGGCCCAAGTACCGCAAAGAATGA
- the crygmxl1 gene encoding crystallin, gamma MX, like 1 produces MGKIIFYEDKNFQGRSYECTSDCADLHSHFSRCNSIQVESGNWIVYERPHFMGYQYFLRQGEYADYQRWMGFNDCVRSCRMIPQHQGSYKMTIYERSDFGGQMMEFTDDCPSLYDRFHYNDIHSCNVQDGYWIFYEHPNYRGRQYLLRPGEYRRYSDWGAMSSRVGSIRRITF; encoded by the exons ATGGGAAAG ATCATCTTCTATGAAGACAAGAACTTTCAGGGCCGCTCCTATGAGTGCACTAGTGACTGTGCTGACCTGCACTCTCATTTCAGTCGCTGTAACTCTATTCAGGTTGAAAGTGGAAACTGGATAGTATACGAGCGGCCACACTTTATGGGTTACCAGTACTTTCTGCGCCAAGGTGAATATGCTGACTACCAACGGTGGATGGGTTTCAATGATTGTGTCAGATCCTGTCGAATGATACCCCAA CATCAGGGATCCTACAAAATGACAATCTATGAACGTTCAGACTTCGGCGGTCAGATGATGGAGTTCACTGATGactgtccatccctttatgatcGATTCCATTACAATGATATCCATTCTTGCAATGTTCAAGATGGATACTGGATCTTCTATGAGCACCCTAATTACAGAGGCAGACAATACCTCCTGAGACCTGGCGAATACAGGAGGTATAGCGACTGGGGTGCCATGAGCTCAAGAGTTGGTTCTATCAGACGTATTACCTTCTAA